One window of the Drosophila gunungcola strain Sukarami chromosome 3L unlocalized genomic scaffold, Dgunungcola_SK_2 000009F, whole genome shotgun sequence genome contains the following:
- the LOC128259663 gene encoding dnaJ homolog subfamily C member 5 homolog isoform X2 — MSAPGMDKRKLSTSGDSLYEILGLPKTATGDDIKKTYRKLALKYHPDKNPDNVDAADKFKEVNRAHSILSDQTKRNIYDNYGSLGLYIAEQFGEENVNAYFVVTSPAVKAVFICCAVITGCCCCCCCCCCCNFCCGKFKPPVNESHDQYSHLNEDADLDDVNLGAGGAPVTSQPREQAGGQPVFAMPPPSGAVGVNPFTGAPVAANENTSLNTTEQTTYTPDMVNQKY; from the exons ATGAGCGCCCCTGGCATGGATAAAAGAAAACTCTC CACATCGGGCGACTCGCTCTACGAAATCCTGGGACTTCCGAAGACAGCCACCGGAGATGATATCAAGAAGACGTACCGGAAACTCGCACTCAAATACCATCCCGACAAGAACCCCGACAATGTCGATGCGGCCGATAAG TTCAAGGAGGTGAACCGGGCCCACTCGATACTGAGCGACCAGACCAAGCGCAACATATACGACAACTACGGCTCCCTGGGCTTGTACATAGCCGAGCAGTTTGGCGAGGAGAATGTCAACGCGTACTTCGTGGTCACGTCGCCGGCTGTGAAG GCGGTGTTCATCTGCTGCGCTGTGATCACTggatgctgctgttgctgctgctgctgctgctgttgcaactTCTGCTGCGGCAAGTTCAAGCCGCCGGTCAACGAGTCGCACGACCAGTATTCACATCTGAAT GAGGACGCTGATCTCGACGACGTGAACCTTGGAGCGGGCGGAGCCCCCGTGACCTCACAGCCGCGCGAGCAGGCCGGAGGACAGCCCGTTTTCGCCATGCCGCCGCCCAGTGGAGCCGTGGGAGTCAACCCCTTCACCGGTGCCCCTGTGGCAGCTAACGAGAACACATCGCTGAACACCACGGAGCAGACCACTTACACGCCAG ATATggttaatcaaaaatattag
- the LOC128259663 gene encoding dnaJ homolog subfamily C member 5 homolog isoform X1 codes for MSAPGMDKRKLSTSGDSLYEILGLPKTATGDDIKKTYRKLALKYHPDKNPDNVDAADKFKEVNRAHSILSDQTKRNIYDNYGSLGLYIAEQFGEENVNAYFVVTSPAVKAVFICCAVITGCCCCCCCCCCCNFCCGKFKPPVNESHDQYSHLNRPDGNREVNDMPPHLGQPPRLEDADLDDVNLGAGGAPVTSQPREQAGGQPVFAMPPPSGAVGVNPFTGAPVAANENTSLNTTEQTTYTPDMVNQKY; via the exons ATGAGCGCCCCTGGCATGGATAAAAGAAAACTCTC CACATCGGGCGACTCGCTCTACGAAATCCTGGGACTTCCGAAGACAGCCACCGGAGATGATATCAAGAAGACGTACCGGAAACTCGCACTCAAATACCATCCCGACAAGAACCCCGACAATGTCGATGCGGCCGATAAG TTCAAGGAGGTGAACCGGGCCCACTCGATACTGAGCGACCAGACCAAGCGCAACATATACGACAACTACGGCTCCCTGGGCTTGTACATAGCCGAGCAGTTTGGCGAGGAGAATGTCAACGCGTACTTCGTGGTCACGTCGCCGGCTGTGAAG GCGGTGTTCATCTGCTGCGCTGTGATCACTggatgctgctgttgctgctgctgctgctgctgttgcaactTCTGCTGCGGCAAGTTCAAGCCGCCGGTCAACGAGTCGCACGACCAGTATTCACATCTGAAT CGCCCTGATGGCAATCGAGAGGTCAACGATATGCCACCGCACTTGGGACAGCCGCCACGCCTT GAGGACGCTGATCTCGACGACGTGAACCTTGGAGCGGGCGGAGCCCCCGTGACCTCACAGCCGCGCGAGCAGGCCGGAGGACAGCCCGTTTTCGCCATGCCGCCGCCCAGTGGAGCCGTGGGAGTCAACCCCTTCACCGGTGCCCCTGTGGCAGCTAACGAGAACACATCGCTGAACACCACGGAGCAGACCACTTACACGCCAG ATATggttaatcaaaaatattag